A single region of the Coregonus clupeaformis isolate EN_2021a chromosome 40, ASM2061545v1, whole genome shotgun sequence genome encodes:
- the LOC121554916 gene encoding leucine-rich repeat-containing protein 15-like, producing MYAITFPLKKTTACYDGCSCLTDIKYINCSGGNLTTPLRNVPHNTEYLDLSRNLLTALQAGSFGTLWSLRVLLLKENNISHVANGAFSTLHRLRSLDLSRNRLSTLGPGFSLGLESLTELLLDHNHLTVLESGTFHSLDSLQKLDLSSNLISTVKPRALGSLTALRQLHMEGNHLTSLGSGLFSTLRSLEVLVLRGNLIRSTEPGVFTPMSSLTLLDLALNHLSTLGYRTLLSIHTPSLHVLLEGNPWHCDCDLQRVFRKLSSIHRIFLDDYQELRCSQPTELKGRSMGEVDDELCVGETVTVLILTVTVVITVVAAIIMAEKNKKNSMAKDWEESVGLDTYCDNYN from the coding sequence ATGTATGCTATCACTTTTCCATTGAAGAAAACTACTGCTTGCTATGACGGGTGCAGCTGCCTCACAGATATCAAATATATAAACTGCTCGGGTGGGAATCTCACCACTCCTCTTAGGAATGTCCCCCACAACAcagagtacctggacctgtccaGAAACCTGTTGACAGCGCTCCAAGCAGGTTCCTTTGGAACCTTGTGGAGCCTGAGGGTGCTCCTTTTAAAAGAGAACAACATCAGCCATGTAGCTAACGGAGCTTTCTCTACCCTCCATCGGCTCAGGAGTCTGGACCTGAGCCGTAACCGCCTTTCTACCCTGGGGCCTGGCTTCTCCCTGGGCCTTGAATCCCTAACCGAGCTCCTGCTGGATCACAACCATCTTACCGTCCTGGAGAGTGGGACCTTCCACAGCCTGGACAGCCTCCAGAAGCTGGACCTGAGCAGCAACCTCATCTCCACAGTAAAACCCAGAGCCCTGGGCTCCCTGACAGCCCTGCGCCAGCTCCACATGGAGGGAAACCATCTCACCTCCCTGGGCTCCGGCCTCTTCTCCACGCTGCGCTCCCTGGAGGTGCTGGTCCTTCGGGGGAACCTGATCAGATCCACTGAGCCAGGAGTCTTCACCCCTATGTCTTCCCTAACTCTGCTGGACCTGGCCCTCAACCACCTAAGCACCCTGGGCTACAGGACCCTGTTGAGCATCCACACCCCCAGCCTCCACGTCCTGTTGGAGGGCAACCCCTGGCACTGTGACTGCGACCTGCAGAGGGTGTTCAGGAAGCTTTCCAGCATCCACAGGATCTTCCTGGATGACTACCAGGAGCTGAGGTGCAGCCAGCCCACCGAGCTAAAGGGCAGGTCCATGGGAGAAGTGGATGATGAGCTGTGTGTCGGAGAGACCGTGACGGTGCTCATTCTGACGGTCACCGTGGTGATCACTGTGGTAGCTGCCATTATCATGGCGGAGAAGAACAAGAAGAATAGCATGGCCAAGGACTGGGAGGAGAGCGTGGGGCTGGACACCTACTGTGACAATTACAATTAA